A section of the Humulus lupulus chromosome 2, drHumLupu1.1, whole genome shotgun sequence genome encodes:
- the LOC133814230 gene encoding uncharacterized protein LOC133814230 has protein sequence MAGVKDDSLQSINVQLNWQNYSHWHYVMKNFLKGKRMWGYVSGTSTKSKDDKDESFVEQLDLWDANNSKIITWINNSVQQSIGIQLTKYETAKEVWEHLERLYTQSNFAKQYQLEIDIRALQQNSMNVQEFYSAMSNLWDQLALTESAELRAFAPYIARRDAQRLVQFLMALRDEFEGLRGTILHRIPLPSVDLVVNELLAEEIRLKSFPHRPASNNQHKTQANVGYDECSFCKQKGHWKAQCPKLLNRAQSPNQSPHWKSGNQPHRPLHSMSSNMEAIVPPADSGSTPSTSIDTLTEQFQKFIAL, from the exons ATGGCTGGCGTAAAAGATGATTCACTTCAGTCCATTAATGTGCAATTGAATTGGCAAAATTATTCGCATTggcattatgttatgaaaaacTTTCTAAAAGGGAAACGTATGTGGGGTTATGTTTCTGGAACTTCCACGAAATCGAAGGACGATAAGGATGAGAGCTTTGTAGAACAGTTGGATCTTTGGGATGCCAACAATTCGAAAATCATCACTTGGATCAACAACTCAGTTCAACAATCAATCGGTATCCAATTGACGAAATATGAGACGGCGAAGGAAGTTTGGGAGCACTTGGAAAGGCTGTATACACAGTCTAATTTCGCAAAGCAGTATCAGTTGGAGATTGACATTCGGGCCCTTCAACAGAATAGCATGAACGTTCAGGAATTTTATTCTGCTATGTCTAATTTGTGGGATCAGCTTGCTTTGACTGAATCAGCGGAGTTACGTGCATTTGCCCCTTACATTGCTCGGAGAGACGCACAACGTCTGGTTCAGTTTTTGATGGCTCTTCGAGATGAGTTTGAAGGTCTTCGTGGAACAATCCTGCATCGCATTCCTCTTCCGTCGGTTGATTTGGTGGTTAATGAGTTGTTAGCAGAAGAGATTCGCTTGAAGTCTT TTCCTCATCGGCCAGCCTCCAACAATCAACACAAGACTCAAGCCAATGTTGGCTACGACGAATGCAGTTTTTGCAAGCAAAAGGGACACTGGAAGGCTCAATGTCCCAAACTGTTGAACAGGGCGCAATCACCGAATCAGTCTCCTCACTGGAAATCTGGCAACCAACCTCATCGACCTCTTCACTCTATGTCTTCGAACATGGAAGCTATTGTTCCACCTGCAGATTCTGGAAGCACTCCTAGTACCTCGATTGATACACTCACAGAGCAGTTTCAGAAGTTCATTGCCTTGTAG